In Neisseria animalis, a single window of DNA contains:
- the obgE gene encoding GTPase ObgE, with translation MKFIDEAKIEVIAGRGGNGAASFRREKFVPRGGPDGGDGGKGGSVWAVADENINTLVEYRFVKRYQAKNGEKGHGSDRYGAGADDIELRMPVGTLIRDLDTDEIVADLTHHGQRVILARGGKGGLGNIHFKSSVNRAPKQATPGEEGEARSLQLELKVLADVGLLGMPNAGKSTLITAVSAARPKIADYPFTTMHPNLGVVRLDENHSFVMADIPGLIEGAAEGAGLGHRFLKHLQRTGLLLHVVDLAPFDENVNPAAEALAIVEELRKYDAELYDKPRWLVLNKLDILDEEEAEARTAEFLKQIGWNYPEPDDRFEFDMTTPRLFKISALAHQGTQDLVRQINQYLSEKKRLAALEEAAAKAAAAPEAAEQQPKTDTSVFLAE, from the coding sequence ATGAAATTTATCGACGAAGCAAAAATCGAAGTCATCGCCGGACGCGGCGGCAACGGCGCGGCGAGTTTCCGCCGTGAAAAATTCGTACCGCGCGGCGGCCCCGACGGCGGCGACGGCGGCAAAGGCGGCAGCGTATGGGCAGTGGCCGACGAAAACATCAACACCTTGGTCGAATACCGTTTTGTCAAACGCTACCAAGCCAAAAATGGCGAGAAAGGCCACGGCTCCGACCGCTACGGCGCAGGCGCGGACGACATCGAGCTGCGTATGCCCGTGGGCACGCTGATCCGCGACTTGGATACCGACGAAATCGTCGCCGACCTCACCCACCACGGCCAACGCGTTATCTTGGCGCGCGGCGGCAAAGGCGGCTTGGGCAACATCCACTTCAAATCATCGGTCAACCGTGCCCCCAAACAAGCCACGCCGGGCGAAGAAGGCGAAGCGCGTTCGCTGCAACTGGAACTGAAAGTCTTGGCCGATGTCGGCTTGCTCGGTATGCCGAACGCCGGCAAATCCACGCTGATTACCGCCGTATCCGCCGCCCGCCCCAAAATCGCCGACTACCCCTTCACCACCATGCACCCCAATTTGGGCGTGGTGCGTCTCGACGAAAACCACAGCTTCGTCATGGCCGACATCCCCGGCCTGATTGAAGGTGCGGCTGAAGGCGCAGGCTTGGGACACCGCTTCCTCAAACATTTGCAACGCACCGGCCTGCTGCTGCACGTTGTCGATCTGGCACCGTTTGACGAGAACGTCAACCCCGCTGCCGAAGCCTTGGCGATTGTGGAAGAGCTGCGCAAATACGATGCGGAACTGTACGACAAACCGCGCTGGCTGGTGCTCAACAAACTCGATATCCTCGATGAAGAAGAAGCCGAAGCCCGCACCGCCGAGTTTCTCAAACAAATCGGCTGGAATTACCCCGAACCGGACGACCGCTTCGAATTCGACATGACCACCCCGCGCCTCTTCAAAATCAGCGCATTGGCGCATCAGGGTACGCAGGATTTGGTGCGCCAAATCAACCAATACCTCTCCGAGAAAAAACGCTTGGCGGCATTGGAAGAAGCCGCCGCCAAAGCAGCGGCTGCACCGGAAGCGGCGGAGCAACAGCCGAAAACCGATACCAGCGTGTTTTTGGCGGAGTAA
- the dcm gene encoding DNA (cytosine-5-)-methyltransferase has protein sequence MDKNHIKVVELFAGVGGFRLGLEAASSNYQTVWANQWEPGKKSQHAYDCYVRHFGTVNHTNENISTAKHSIPKHDFLVGGFPCQDYSVARTGAAGIEGKKGVLWWDIRDIIEANHPKWILLENVDRLLKSPSNQRGKDFGVMLRCLYDLGYTVEWRVINAAEYGHAQRRRRIFIFACKRESGIATQLFLNDPVRWLLEDGIFAKAFPVLNTISKNRQSHTSISDGLEDLKAVSDRFTADFYNAGVMIDSKVYSLETIPEPHTPTTLGSILETRAVEEHYFLNGNLEKWQYLKGAKRIPRIKPNGEPYFFAEGSMSFPDSLDLPARTMLTSESSVNRSTHVVTDKKSGQLRLLTPIECERLNGFPDDWTNTGMPQKFRYFTMGNALVVPIIQKIGEELLRR, from the coding sequence GTGGATAAGAACCATATCAAAGTAGTAGAACTGTTTGCAGGTGTGGGCGGCTTCCGTTTGGGTTTGGAAGCTGCTTCCAGCAATTATCAAACGGTTTGGGCAAACCAATGGGAACCCGGTAAAAAATCCCAACATGCTTATGATTGCTATGTACGACATTTCGGCACAGTAAATCACACTAATGAAAATATCAGCACAGCCAAACACAGCATTCCCAAACATGATTTTTTAGTCGGAGGTTTTCCTTGCCAAGATTACTCCGTTGCCCGCACAGGGGCAGCAGGAATTGAAGGGAAAAAAGGAGTGTTATGGTGGGACATCCGCGATATTATTGAGGCTAATCATCCTAAATGGATTTTATTGGAAAATGTAGATCGCCTGCTGAAATCCCCATCAAATCAGAGAGGTAAAGACTTCGGCGTTATGCTTCGCTGCCTATACGATTTAGGGTATACGGTAGAATGGCGTGTAATCAATGCTGCTGAATACGGTCATGCCCAACGCCGTCGTCGTATTTTTATTTTTGCCTGTAAACGAGAATCGGGAATTGCAACTCAACTATTCCTGAATGACCCAGTCCGATGGTTGCTTGAAGATGGGATTTTTGCCAAAGCATTTCCTGTCCTCAATACGATTTCCAAGAACCGTCAAAGCCATACCTCTATTTCAGACGGCCTTGAGGATTTGAAAGCCGTTTCCGACAGGTTTACCGCTGACTTTTACAACGCTGGAGTAATGATAGATAGCAAAGTTTATTCATTAGAAACCATACCGGAGCCACACACACCAACCACCTTAGGTAGCATTTTAGAAACCCGCGCAGTCGAAGAGCATTATTTTTTAAACGGTAATTTGGAAAAGTGGCAATATTTGAAAGGGGCAAAAAGAATCCCTCGAATAAAACCTAATGGAGAGCCTTACTTTTTTGCCGAGGGTAGTATGAGTTTCCCTGACAGTTTGGATTTGCCTGCACGAACCATGCTGACCAGCGAATCGAGTGTCAACCGCAGCACCCATGTTGTTACCGATAAAAAAAGCGGCCAGCTCCGTTTACTGACCCCTATTGAGTGCGAACGCTTAAACGGCTTTCCCGACGATTGGACAAATACGGGAATGCCGCAGAAATTCCGTTATTTCACAATGGGAAATGCTTTGGTTGTACCCATTATTCAAAAAATCGGCGAAGAATTATTAAGACGCTAA
- the cysS gene encoding cysteine--tRNA ligase, which yields MLNLYNTLTRQKEPFTPINPENVRMYVCGMTVYDYCHLGHARVMVVFDMIARWLRQSGYPLTYVRNITDIDDKIIARAAENSETIGELTARFIQAMNEDADALGVLRPDEEPKATGHIAQMIAMIESLIANGKAYPAANGDVYYAVREFPAYGQLSGKSLDDLRAGERVEVDGFKRDPLDFVLWKAAKAGEPSWESPWGQGRPGWHIECSAMGGNLFGNTFDIHGGGADLQFPHHENEIAQSVGALGHTCGHDHGGKTIASHVKYWLHNGFIRVDGEKMSKSLGNFFTIREVLKQYDAEVVRFFILRAHYRSPLNYSDAHLDDAKGALTRLYTTLKNTVPSEFALSEAANDYTRRFFAAMDDDFNTVEAMAVLFELAGEVNKTGSAELAGCLKALGGVLGLLQRNPTEFLQGGNTVSDGLSNEEIDALIEARKQARADKNWAESDRIRDVLNAAKIILEDGAGGTTWRRG from the coding sequence ATGCTAAACCTCTACAACACCCTCACCCGTCAAAAAGAACCCTTCACCCCCATCAATCCCGAAAACGTGCGTATGTACGTTTGCGGCATGACCGTGTACGACTACTGCCACTTGGGCCACGCCCGCGTGATGGTGGTGTTCGACATGATTGCCCGTTGGCTGCGCCAGAGCGGCTATCCGCTCACTTATGTGCGCAACATCACCGACATTGACGACAAAATCATCGCCCGTGCTGCGGAAAACAGCGAGACCATTGGCGAACTGACCGCGCGTTTTATCCAAGCAATGAACGAAGATGCCGATGCCTTGGGTGTGTTGCGCCCCGACGAAGAGCCGAAGGCTACCGGGCATATCGCGCAAATGATTGCCATGATTGAATCTTTGATTGCCAACGGCAAGGCTTATCCGGCGGCCAACGGCGACGTATATTATGCCGTGCGCGAGTTTCCGGCCTATGGCCAGCTTTCCGGCAAGTCTTTAGATGATTTGCGGGCGGGCGAACGCGTGGAAGTGGACGGTTTCAAACGCGATCCTTTGGATTTTGTGTTGTGGAAGGCTGCCAAAGCGGGAGAGCCGTCTTGGGAAAGCCCGTGGGGTCAGGGCCGTCCGGGCTGGCATATCGAATGTTCGGCCATGGGGGGAAACCTCTTCGGCAATACCTTTGACATCCACGGCGGCGGTGCGGATTTGCAGTTTCCGCACCATGAAAACGAAATTGCCCAAAGCGTGGGCGCACTCGGCCATACCTGCGGCCACGACCACGGCGGCAAAACCATCGCCAGCCATGTGAAATACTGGCTGCACAACGGCTTTATCCGTGTGGACGGCGAAAAAATGTCCAAATCGCTGGGTAATTTCTTCACCATCCGCGAAGTGTTGAAACAGTACGATGCCGAAGTGGTGCGCTTCTTTATCCTGCGCGCCCACTACCGCAGTCCGCTGAACTACTCTGACGCGCATTTGGACGATGCCAAAGGCGCGCTGACCCGCCTGTACACCACCTTGAAAAACACCGTGCCGTCCGAATTTGCCTTGAGCGAAGCGGCCAACGACTACACCCGCCGCTTTTTCGCCGCGATGGACGACGACTTCAATACCGTTGAAGCGATGGCGGTATTGTTCGAGCTGGCGGGCGAAGTCAATAAAACCGGCAGTGCGGAGCTGGCAGGCTGCCTGAAGGCTCTGGGCGGTGTGTTGGGCTTGCTGCAACGAAACCCGACCGAGTTTCTGCAAGGCGGCAATACCGTTTCAGACGGCCTGTCCAACGAAGAAATCGATGCTTTGATCGAGGCGCGCAAACAGGCGCGTGCCGATAAAAACTGGGCAGAATCCGACCGCATCCGCGATGTGTTGAACGCAGCCAAGATTATTTTGGAAGACGGCGCGGGCGGCACGACTTGGCGGCGGGGATAA
- a CDS encoding DUF2818 family protein: MTAPMYILLLLALIFANAPFLTQKLLGVIPLAKKHFGHHLLELFIGFGITAALAYLLESRAGVVQPQGWEFYAINICLYLIFAFPCFVWRYFWHSRNRE; this comes from the coding sequence ATGACCGCACCCATGTACATCTTATTACTGTTGGCTTTGATTTTCGCCAATGCACCGTTTCTTACCCAAAAGCTCTTGGGCGTAATCCCTTTGGCGAAGAAACACTTCGGCCATCATCTGCTGGAGCTGTTTATCGGCTTCGGCATCACAGCCGCATTGGCCTATCTGCTCGAATCACGCGCAGGAGTCGTACAGCCGCAGGGTTGGGAGTTTTACGCGATTAATATCTGCCTGTATCTGATTTTCGCCTTCCCGTGTTTCGTGTGGCGTTACTTCTGGCACAGCCGCAACCGCGAATAG
- the leuE gene encoding leucine efflux protein LeuE, whose translation MFGITDIVTYTLAVVVLILLPGPNSMFCMAVAGQYGVKTARRAIAGTFLGNGTLITASALGAGSLLKAYPFLFDGIKLAGGCYLAYIGLKLILGAWQNWHNGKPVEEIRIHSPHVFKKALTIALLNPKGLLFFPSMMVQFVDISYPHPLVSFLILGLIFQTVSLIYLNAMAPMADRISRWAAHYRKTGAAGKGGVGALFLAFAAKLWTAAAS comes from the coding sequence ATGTTCGGCATCACTGATATTGTGACTTATACTTTGGCTGTGGTAGTACTGATTCTGCTACCCGGTCCAAACTCTATGTTTTGCATGGCGGTGGCAGGACAATACGGTGTCAAAACCGCCCGTCGCGCCATTGCGGGTACGTTTCTTGGCAACGGCACACTGATTACCGCCTCCGCCCTCGGCGCAGGATCGTTACTGAAAGCCTATCCGTTTTTATTTGACGGTATCAAGCTGGCAGGCGGTTGCTATCTGGCCTACATCGGCCTGAAACTCATCCTCGGTGCGTGGCAAAATTGGCACAACGGCAAACCGGTCGAAGAAATCCGCATTCACTCACCGCATGTTTTCAAGAAAGCCCTCACTATTGCCCTGCTCAACCCTAAAGGATTGCTGTTTTTCCCATCTATGATGGTGCAGTTTGTCGATATTAGCTATCCCCACCCATTAGTCAGTTTTTTGATTTTAGGTTTGATTTTTCAAACCGTCAGTCTGATTTATCTGAACGCGATGGCACCGATGGCTGACCGCATCAGCCGTTGGGCGGCGCACTACCGCAAAACCGGCGCAGCAGGCAAAGGCGGCGTGGGAGCCTTGTTTTTAGCCTTCGCCGCCAAATTGTGGACGGCAGCCGCTTCGTAA
- a CDS encoding YbaK/EbsC family protein: MKLDFRPLIDHPALVPASIYRLSEILADHHQIGVAEICPDFADGLLLSQEYGVPLEMELNCLVVEGVRGEEKRYAAIVLPYGKRANTGSMVKQQLDAKKVSFAPLDYVLETTGMEFGSITPLGLPDDWLVLVDSSIAEKDRVIVGGGFVRSKIMLPTALLLSLPNMVLLDGLAKD, from the coding sequence ATGAAATTGGACTTCAGACCATTGATTGATCATCCGGCATTGGTTCCGGCAAGTATTTACCGCTTAAGTGAAATCTTAGCGGATCATCATCAAATTGGCGTGGCGGAAATTTGTCCCGATTTTGCCGACGGTCTGTTGTTAAGCCAAGAATACGGCGTGCCGCTCGAGATGGAATTAAACTGCCTTGTAGTTGAAGGTGTGCGAGGGGAGGAAAAACGCTATGCCGCCATTGTCTTGCCTTATGGCAAGCGTGCCAACACAGGCAGCATGGTCAAACAGCAGCTCGATGCGAAGAAAGTATCGTTCGCCCCGCTGGATTATGTCCTTGAAACCACCGGTATGGAGTTCGGCAGCATTACCCCGCTAGGTTTGCCGGATGACTGGCTGGTGTTGGTAGACAGCAGTATTGCTGAAAAAGATCGGGTGATTGTCGGAGGAGGCTTTGTCCGATCAAAAATCATGCTGCCGACCGCTTTATTGTTATCACTGCCGAATATGGTGTTATTAGACGGATTGGCCAAGGATTAA
- the proB gene encoding glutamate 5-kinase, with amino-acid sequence MTLQNLSQAKLIVVKVGSSLVTAEGKGIDQAALNRWATQIAELKAKGTNVIFVSSGAIAEGIKRLGWAKRPTAINELQAAAAVGQMGIAQAYEYAFAYHQIHTAQVLLTHEDLSNRTRYLNARSTLLTLVEKGIVPIINENDTVTTDEIKLGDNDTLGALVTNLVDADALVILTDQSGLYDSDPRKNPAAKFIRQIEAEHPDLENMAGGAGSSVGTGGMYTKVTAAKRAALSGASTVIASGREPNVLVRLQQGESIGTLFTSAHSRVAARKQWLLGHVQIAGKVMVDRGAARAVAEQHASLLSVGCVAVEGSFHRGELVAVVDTEGREIARGLINYSSGETAKLLQTDSEHIAAKLGYAHEDELIHRDNMAVRR; translated from the coding sequence ATGACCCTGCAAAACCTTTCACAAGCCAAGCTGATTGTCGTCAAAGTCGGTTCCAGCCTCGTTACCGCCGAAGGCAAAGGCATAGACCAAGCCGCGCTCAACCGTTGGGCGACGCAGATTGCCGAACTCAAAGCCAAAGGCACCAACGTGATTTTCGTGTCCAGCGGCGCGATTGCCGAGGGCATCAAACGGCTGGGCTGGGCAAAGCGTCCCACTGCCATCAACGAATTGCAGGCCGCCGCCGCCGTCGGCCAGATGGGCATCGCACAGGCCTACGAATACGCCTTTGCCTACCACCAAATCCATACCGCACAAGTATTGCTGACCCATGAAGACCTGAGCAACCGCACCCGCTACCTCAACGCCCGCAGCACCCTGCTGACCTTGGTTGAAAAAGGCATCGTGCCGATTATCAACGAAAACGACACCGTTACCACCGACGAAATCAAGCTCGGCGACAACGACACCTTGGGCGCGCTCGTGACCAACCTCGTCGATGCCGACGCGCTGGTGATTCTGACCGACCAAAGCGGCTTATACGACAGCGACCCGCGCAAAAATCCGGCCGCCAAATTTATCCGTCAAATCGAAGCCGAACATCCCGATTTGGAAAACATGGCGGGCGGTGCGGGCAGCAGCGTCGGCACCGGCGGCATGTACACCAAAGTCACCGCCGCCAAACGTGCGGCACTGAGCGGCGCATCCACCGTCATCGCCAGCGGCCGCGAGCCGAATGTATTGGTGCGCCTGCAACAGGGCGAGAGCATCGGCACACTGTTTACCAGCGCACACAGCCGCGTGGCCGCCCGCAAACAATGGCTGCTCGGCCATGTGCAGATTGCCGGCAAAGTAATGGTTGACCGCGGAGCCGCCCGCGCCGTTGCCGAACAACACGCCAGCCTGCTGAGCGTCGGCTGCGTGGCGGTAGAAGGCAGTTTCCACCGCGGCGAACTGGTGGCGGTGGTCGATACCGAAGGCAGGGAAATCGCCCGCGGCCTCATCAATTACAGCAGCGGGGAAACCGCCAAACTGCTGCAAACCGATTCCGAGCATATCGCCGCCAAACTCGGCTACGCCCACGAAGACGAGCTTATCCACCGCGACAACATGGCAGTTCGGCGTTAA
- a CDS encoding M16 family metallopeptidase, with protein sequence MTAKFLIPLMLLLLPTAQAIDIQRWTTAEGTQVLLVARHDNPIVDMEISFKGAGSVFNPDNKNQVAEFTAALLTGGTRKLDEEAFNEKTNDAAVNIAAAADQESASVSLRSLSKPHHLKQAVTLLNQALTAPRFAPEVFRRRQNQAITALQQMETMPGFNAGRAFTRLAYPHHPYGSSAKVSITGLKNVTLDDIRAFHRTRYGKDNAVVAIVGDVGRRQAEKLVREALKGLPEQAAAERRVPPVAQQTAGRTEIPFAGEQAHVILGMPLITRKDPDYYALVAGNYILGGGGFDSRLMQQLRDRKGYTYGVHSSLEPAAEAGAFSISFSTQKQNTRAALADTQAVVEQFIAEGPTEDELRQAKANIIGSFPLRFDSNAKLLGYLTLIGEYDLPDDYLEAYPKAVEKLTVEQIKEVWQRRVDPKNLHIVVVGAE encoded by the coding sequence ATGACTGCAAAATTTCTCATTCCCCTCATGCTCCTGCTGCTCCCTACTGCCCAAGCCATCGACATCCAACGCTGGACAACCGCCGAAGGTACGCAAGTCCTGCTGGTAGCGCGGCACGACAACCCTATTGTCGACATGGAAATCAGCTTCAAAGGCGCAGGCAGCGTATTCAATCCGGACAACAAAAACCAAGTAGCCGAATTTACCGCCGCGCTCCTAACCGGCGGCACGCGCAAGCTGGACGAAGAAGCCTTTAATGAAAAAACCAACGATGCCGCCGTCAACATCGCCGCCGCTGCCGATCAGGAAAGCGCGTCTGTTTCCCTCCGCAGCCTGAGCAAACCGCACCATCTCAAACAGGCGGTTACGCTGCTCAACCAAGCACTGACCGCACCGCGTTTCGCCCCCGAAGTATTCCGACGCCGCCAAAACCAAGCCATTACCGCGCTGCAACAAATGGAAACCATGCCCGGATTTAATGCCGGCCGCGCCTTTACCCGCCTCGCCTATCCGCACCACCCTTACGGCAGCAGCGCCAAAGTGAGCATAACCGGTCTTAAAAATGTTACGCTTGACGACATCCGCGCTTTCCACCGCACCCGCTACGGCAAAGACAACGCCGTTGTCGCCATTGTCGGCGATGTCGGCCGCCGCCAAGCCGAGAAACTGGTTCGCGAAGCCTTAAAAGGTCTGCCCGAACAAGCCGCTGCCGAACGCCGCGTACCACCTGTGGCACAACAAACCGCCGGCCGCACGGAAATCCCGTTTGCCGGAGAACAGGCGCACGTCATACTCGGTATGCCGCTGATTACGCGCAAAGACCCCGACTATTACGCCCTTGTCGCCGGCAACTACATTCTGGGCGGCGGCGGTTTCGACAGCCGTCTGATGCAGCAGCTCCGCGACCGCAAAGGCTACACATACGGCGTACACAGCAGTCTCGAGCCTGCGGCCGAAGCAGGCGCGTTCAGCATTTCGTTTTCCACCCAAAAGCAAAACACCCGCGCCGCTCTTGCCGATACGCAAGCCGTGGTTGAACAATTTATTGCCGAAGGTCCGACCGAAGACGAACTGCGCCAAGCCAAAGCCAACATCATCGGCAGCTTCCCCCTGCGCTTTGATTCCAATGCCAAGTTGCTGGGCTACCTGACCTTAATCGGCGAATACGACCTGCCGGACGATTACCTCGAAGCCTACCCAAAAGCAGTGGAAAAGCTGACCGTAGAACAAATCAAAGAAGTTTGGCAACGCCGCGTCGACCCTAAAAATCTGCATATTGTGGTTGTCGGCGCGGAATAA
- a CDS encoding M16 family metallopeptidase, producing MLRSLFVLSLAFALPAWAQTLSHTLPNGLKVIVKEDRRAPVAVAQLWYKVGSIDEQPGKSGLSHALEHMMFKGTPNVPSGVFNRTVSALGGKNNAYTNRSETVYYENIAAANLPEVLALEADRMQNLNFSNDEFLNEMSVIREERRQRTEDSAAGKLWEHIYLNSFTKPSMRAAVIGYMDDLHTLTAEDLRNWYRQYYAPNNAVLVVVGDVDAARTIQTASELFGGIPAKDTPPRNDLTEPAERAPAYTETTSAVTRQPLIALSYRVPPLKQLDDNIPYALDVLADILAGNSSSRFDSRLVRGKQSALSVGASYDLLSREMPLFNITAMPAEEVSEHALIDQIRAEIRDIAENGIGKDELSRVQKRAYADEIYARDSMSAQASLMGRLETRGFRYTDEAEIRRRLQAVRPSDIQAAAKLLTDNRSGVVVVKPEHR from the coding sequence ATGCTCCGTTCGCTTTTTGTCCTTTCTCTTGCGTTTGCCCTGCCCGCGTGGGCGCAAACCCTGTCGCACACCCTGCCCAACGGTCTGAAGGTTATTGTGAAAGAAGACCGGCGCGCACCGGTTGCGGTGGCACAGCTTTGGTATAAAGTCGGCAGCATAGACGAGCAGCCCGGCAAAAGCGGCTTGAGCCACGCGCTCGAACACATGATGTTTAAAGGTACGCCAAACGTACCTTCCGGAGTGTTCAACCGCACCGTATCGGCGTTGGGCGGCAAAAACAATGCCTACACCAACCGCAGCGAAACCGTTTATTATGAAAACATTGCCGCTGCCAATCTGCCCGAGGTATTGGCACTCGAAGCCGACCGTATGCAAAACCTCAATTTCAGCAATGACGAATTTCTCAATGAAATGAGCGTTATCCGCGAAGAACGCCGCCAGCGCACCGAAGATTCCGCCGCCGGCAAACTGTGGGAGCATATTTATCTCAACAGCTTTACCAAGCCCTCCATGCGCGCCGCCGTCATCGGTTATATGGACGATCTGCACACGCTGACGGCAGAAGACTTACGCAATTGGTACCGGCAATATTATGCGCCGAACAACGCCGTCTTGGTGGTGGTCGGCGATGTGGACGCTGCCCGAACAATACAGACGGCCTCCGAGCTGTTCGGCGGCATTCCCGCAAAAGATACGCCGCCGCGCAACGACTTAACCGAACCAGCAGAGCGCGCGCCTGCTTATACCGAAACCACTTCCGCCGTTACCCGCCAACCGCTGATTGCGCTTTCCTACCGCGTACCGCCGCTGAAGCAGTTGGACGACAACATTCCTTACGCACTCGATGTGCTGGCCGATATTCTGGCCGGCAACTCCTCCAGCCGTTTCGACAGCCGTCTGGTACGCGGCAAACAATCTGCCTTAAGCGTGGGTGCGAGCTACGATTTGCTCAGCCGCGAAATGCCGTTGTTCAACATTACCGCCATGCCTGCCGAAGAGGTTTCCGAACACGCGCTGATTGATCAGATTCGTGCCGAAATCCGCGATATTGCGGAAAACGGTATCGGCAAAGACGAATTGTCGCGCGTGCAAAAACGCGCCTATGCCGATGAAATTTACGCACGCGACTCCATGAGCGCGCAAGCCTCGCTGATGGGACGTTTGGAAACACGCGGTTTCCGATACACTGATGAAGCCGAAATCCGCCGCCGTCTGCAAGCCGTCCGCCCGTCGGACATTCAGGCCGCCGCCAAACTGCTGACCGACAACCGCTCCGGCGTGGTGGTGGTCAAACCGGAACACCGTTAA
- the cysM gene encoding cysteine synthase CysM yields the protein MHTKRLADTIGHTPLVRLERVAAHTQAQVWAKLEGNNPAGSVKDRPAYHMIAQAEARGDIRPGDTLIEATSGNTGIALAMAAAVKGYRLILLMPANSTQERKDAMAAYGAELIETESMEAARDQALAMQEQGLGKVLDQFNNPDNKEAHYLTTGPEIWAQTEGKITHFVSSMGTTGTITGVARYLKEQNPAVRIIGLQPDEQSAIAGIRRWPAAYMPGIFEADLIDETLDVSQQEAEAFMRRLAREEGVFAGVSSGAAALKAVEIAEQNPGAVVVCIICDRGDRYLSTGLFSPR from the coding sequence ATGCACACCAAACGACTTGCCGACACCATCGGCCATACCCCCTTAGTCCGCCTCGAACGCGTTGCCGCGCACACCCAAGCGCAGGTTTGGGCGAAACTCGAAGGCAACAACCCCGCCGGTTCGGTCAAAGACCGCCCCGCCTACCACATGATCGCACAGGCCGAAGCACGCGGCGACATCCGCCCCGGCGACACCCTGATCGAAGCCACCAGCGGCAACACCGGCATCGCGCTGGCCATGGCCGCCGCCGTCAAAGGCTACCGCCTGATTCTGCTCATGCCCGCCAATTCCACACAAGAGCGCAAAGACGCGATGGCCGCCTACGGTGCGGAACTGATTGAAACCGAAAGCATGGAAGCCGCCCGCGACCAAGCCTTGGCCATGCAGGAGCAGGGCTTGGGCAAAGTGCTCGATCAGTTCAACAACCCCGACAACAAAGAAGCGCACTACCTCACCACCGGTCCCGAAATTTGGGCGCAAACCGAAGGCAAAATCACCCACTTCGTCAGCTCAATGGGTACTACCGGCACCATCACCGGCGTGGCGCGTTATTTGAAAGAACAAAACCCCGCCGTCCGCATCATCGGCCTGCAACCGGACGAGCAGTCCGCCATCGCCGGTATCCGCCGCTGGCCTGCCGCCTATATGCCGGGTATCTTCGAGGCCGATTTGATTGATGAAACATTGGATGTCAGCCAGCAGGAAGCCGAAGCCTTTATGCGCCGCCTCGCCCGCGAAGAAGGCGTGTTTGCCGGAGTGTCCTCCGGCGCGGCGGCTTTGAAGGCCGTGGAAATTGCCGAACAAAACCCGGGCGCGGTAGTGGTGTGCATCATCTGCGACCGCGGCGACCGCTATTTGTCCACAGGTTTGTTCAGTCCGCGATAG